One Sphingomonas kaistensis genomic window, TGATGCTCTTCGGTCACCGCTTCGTAGCGCGAGCGACCGTTGCCGAACTCGTGCCGCTCCAGAATGCCCGCTTCCTCGAACAGGCGAACGGTGCGGTAGACGGTAGCGATGGAGATGTTGGGATCGATCGCCGACGCGCGCTCGTGCAGCGTTTCGACGTCGGGGTGATCGGCGCTTTCCGAGATGATGCGGGCGATGGTGCGCCGCTGCTCGGTGATCCGCAGCCCTTTTTCCGCGCAAAGCGCTTCGATGTCGATGTTGCGGTGCATGGGGCAGCGATTAAGGTAGAGGAGGCGGGGCGTCTAGGCCCCGCCTCCCGCCAGGTGAGTTACTTCGCGGCGCGCGCACCGGTGCGCTTGCGCTTGGTGCCAAGACCGATGCTCTTGGCGAGGGTGCGGCGCTGTTCGGCATAGTTGGGCGCGACCATCGGATAGTCGGACGCGAGATTCCATTTCTGGCGATATTGATCGGGAGTCATGTTGTAGTGGGTCATCAGATGCCGCTTGAGCATCTTCAGCTTCTTTCCGTCTTCGAGGCAGACGAGATAATCGGGTTTGACCGAGGAGCGCACCGAGACCTTCGGCTCCTGCTTCACTTCCGGCTCCGGCGCCTTGCCGCCGAGACCAGAAAGCGCACCGTGCACGTTCTGGATCAATTGCGGCAAGTCGTTCACGGACACGCTGTTGTTGCTGACATGTGCCGCAACAATGTCGGCGGTGAGGGTGATCAAGGTTTCGGCGTTCTGGTCAATCTCGTTCATTATCAAGGTCCTAATAGACGTGCTACCGCAAGTTGCCGCGGCCCGAGCTACAGCACCCAAAGCGATAACAATAATTACGCCTGAATAACAAGTCAGCACGAGCACAGGATGTGGCGGCGACCTTATATCCTCAGTGCCATGGTCAAGGCGTCGAAACGCTCTCCGTCGGTGCCACGGTAATAATTGCTGCGCCGCCCAATGATGTCGAAACCG contains:
- a CDS encoding Fur family transcriptional regulator, translating into MHRNIDIEALCAEKGLRITEQRRTIARIISESADHPDVETLHERASAIDPNISIATVYRTVRLFEEAGILERHEFGNGRSRYEAVTEEHHDHLIDVESGKVVEFHDEELELLKSRVAERLGFKLVDHRLELYGVPLERDR
- a CDS encoding MucR family transcriptional regulator, whose product is MNEIDQNAETLITLTADIVAAHVSNNSVSVNDLPQLIQNVHGALSGLGGKAPEPEVKQEPKVSVRSSVKPDYLVCLEDGKKLKMLKRHLMTHYNMTPDQYRQKWNLASDYPMVAPNYAEQRRTLAKSIGLGTKRKRTGARAAK